Sequence from the Thermococcus nautili genome:
GGGCGCTTACCGTCTGCCCGGCCGGAATAGGCAACGGCTCGTCGAGGTGGGCGTACTTCCGGTACTTCTCCTCAACGAAGAGGTAGCGGGGGTACTTCAGAAAAGCCCGCCTAACCGCTTCGCTCCGTATGATTCCCTCGCGAACGAGGTTCTCAACTGTTCTCCTCCAGAGCTCGTCGAGGTTCATGGAAACCCCCTACCCCTCTGGAAAGAAAAGAATAAAAGGCTCACGACGACCTGGCCTGGTACCAGGCTATCGCTATTATTATCCCCGCGCCGATTACCACTCCGATGACCAACCAGATTAGCTTCGTCTTGAGCGGGGTGTAGGGGACGCTTGAGGTGGTCGTTGAGGTTACCGTCTTCGTTTTTATCTCCGTCTGGGTCTTGGTAACCGTTATCGTGACGGTGGAGTTTATCCTCTCCGTAATCGTCTTCGTGGTCGTGAACGTCGTCGGCGCCGTTTGGTTCTCCTTCTCAGTCCCGGCACTGAGGACGGTTATCGAGAGGCCGGTCTCGTTGACGACCCCTGGAACCGAAACCACCGCTATCTTGAAGGATTTCTCTCCGGGGGTGTAGGGAATCAGGACGAAGCTAACGACGCTCTCGTTGCCAGGAGGTAGGTAGAGGGGAAGGACTATCCTGCTTCCGCTGGCGAAAACGTTACCAGATGACGCCATCGCAACACCGGGCGGAACGGTTAGGGTCAGGTTCGCGGGAAGCGTCTCGTCCCCGGTGTTCCTGACAACGACAGTCAGGTTAACGGGCCGGTAGAGGGAGGCGTTGGCCGGGGCCGAAACCCTAAGGGAGTACTCGACCCTGGTCGGCTTAACGTTCAGGGTAAGTTCGTTGGAGGAGAACTTAAGGAGGGTGTATCCCCCGCAGGCGAGCTCGTACGGGGCCATGGCAGTGACGGTGACCCTTCCGGCGGAGACGTTGCCCGACTTCATCGGTAGAACCGCGAGCTTAAACTCCTTCTTTTCTCCCGGCGCCAGGGACTTCAGGAAGAACTCCGTTTCGGAGAGCACCTTGACGTCGCCCGGAACGAACTTGACGGTGAGGTTGGAGAGGGCAACGTTGCCCGTGTTTTCAACTTCAACTGTTAGGGTCGTTGGAAGGTACTGCCTGGCGTTTCCGTCCCGAAGGGAAACGAGAACGTTGGCAACCTTGTCAGGGGAGGGGAGCTCGTTGGGGTTTATGAAGCTCGCGAACTGGGCAGTTCCGTTGGCGTCAATGGAGAGGGGAATAACGGTGAGACCCTTGTGGTAAAGGAGCGTCGAGACGTTGGAAACTATGAGGGAAGTCGAGGCGAGAACGACCTGACATGGGTTGAGGAGGGAAACCTTGAGCTTGTTGCCGAGGTGGTAGTCGTAGCGGAACACGTAGGGACCGAGGGTCTTGGTCTGGCCCGGAGCGAGGGAGAAGACCTCGTTTGGAACGATTGTGAGGTTCATCGAAACGCCGAGGAAGTGAACGTCAACCTTGGTGTAGTTGAGCCCTATGAGGTCGTCCACCTTGACCAAGAACGGGCCGATGACGCTCTCGTTGCCAACGGGCAGGGCGTATGTCGTGTTGTCGTAGGAGAAGAACACCGTCTCGATGAACCCGCTCGTTGCGTTCTCAACCTTTGCCCCGGTGAAGGTTACGGTTTCACCTGCAAAGGAGAAGCTCTCGTTGAGCTTCAAATAGCCAGAGTAAACGGGAAGGAAGCCGGAAACGTTGGCGACGAGATTCTCGAACTTGAAGGAGGACTTAAAGGTCTTGCTCTCGTTTCCATAGGTGACCTTCAGCTCAACCCCGTCCTTGCCAACGGAGAGCACCTCTATCGTGTAGGGCCCGAGGGTGACGTTCTGGCCGGGCAGGACGTAGGGGAACTGGGCAGAGAGAAAAACGAGCGACCTGGAGCCAAGGAATACCTTTTCGAACGTCAGGTTCAGTTCACCAAGG
This genomic interval carries:
- a CDS encoding CARDB domain-containing protein, which produces MKRLVALLFILLLPLVGASTFTGYIGVSSTVGVGNYTVTVKDVSLDDGSLLLDVSTPNWSGMKKLPLGSVLSLGELNLTFEKVFLGSRSLVFLSAQFPYVLPGQNVTLGPYTIEVLSVGKDGVELKVTYGNESKTFKSSFKFENLVANVSGFLPVYSGYLKLNESFSFAGETVTFTGAKVENATSGFIETVFFSYDNTTYALPVGNESVIGPFLVKVDDLIGLNYTKVDVHFLGVSMNLTIVPNEVFSLAPGQTKTLGPYVFRYDYHLGNKLKVSLLNPCQVVLASTSLIVSNVSTLLYHKGLTVIPLSIDANGTAQFASFINPNELPSPDKVANVLVSLRDGNARQYLPTTLTVEVENTGNVALSNLTVKFVPGDVKVLSETEFFLKSLAPGEKKEFKLAVLPMKSGNVSAGRVTVTAMAPYELACGGYTLLKFSSNELTLNVKPTRVEYSLRVSAPANASLYRPVNLTVVVRNTGDETLPANLTLTVPPGVAMASSGNVFASGSRIVLPLYLPPGNESVVSFVLIPYTPGEKSFKIAVVSVPGVVNETGLSITVLSAGTEKENQTAPTTFTTTKTITERINSTVTITVTKTQTEIKTKTVTSTTTSSVPYTPLKTKLIWLVIGVVIGAGIIIAIAWYQARSS